Genomic segment of Zingiber officinale cultivar Zhangliang chromosome 11B, Zo_v1.1, whole genome shotgun sequence:
ACTTATTGCCCAAGTTTCCTCCCAGATTATTCTCAAGATTTTTGCAGTTTTGAAACAAAATTAGGAACAAATAGCTTCTGCAACCGAAATAAAGATGTCTTATCTTCCGTTCCAATCATAATCATAAAATGATATTCCAGTCCAGTGTCAGAAATTTTTGTTGAAACGAAGATTGATCTGTTACTAAAAATTGCCTGGCAAGATAAATTGTTAGGTGACTTCTTCGACCAATATGGGTACAGGTTCATTTTCAAATGACAGtaaaaaaagaatttatttgTGTTTCtcttgaaattaatctaaaatttaCTGTTTTCCAGCTGAAAGTGtatttgtatcaaataaatcatgCTTCTCAGAAACCTAAAAATTGTTTCCTTTGGAATTTTGATGTTTCTTGATTCCTAGTTGGACTGCTCTGAGTCAGTCATATTGCTTATGGAACTTCTCTTCCATTCAGATGCTACATATGTCTGGCGGATTATGAAAATGGAAAATAACATTTCTTCCCTTTAAATCCAATTCAATAAAAAAGGGTAGAAGTCGATAGGACCAATCCAGTTTCAAAACATCAATTTGGCATACTCTAGAAATCAATTGGTAATACCTGGATCTTCTCAGCTGCGGTTAATTCTAATTAGACCACTAACGAACACCTTTACCGGTCCCTAAATCAAGCAAGTCATTATGACTCCTCCAGAAACCATATTGCACATACTGAAACTTTCTTCCTTCAAAAAAATAACAAGcattgaaattataatttttagcACAATATCAAACTGTCATATGAACAAAATTGTTGTTCTCAATGTCATGTTTTATTTGCATCATTTGGTGTCAGTAAATGGATGAACTATCCTTGACACCAAAACAAAGTGCACTGAAAGTAATAACTGGATCAATTGCAAAACTTTCCAGATGTAAATTTGGGCATTGCTCTAAGCCAGTGTCAATTTTCCTAGCTGACGTTATGGAATGAATCAATAATGGCATCAGCGAGGTATTCGCATTTGGCCAGAGAGAGTCCAGCCAAAGATATTCTTCCATCCTTGGTCATGTAAACATGCCACTTGTTGGTCATATTATCactctaacaaaaaaaaaaaagtacacCATGAGATGTTGTCATGTGATGTATGGTTtataatctgaaaaaaaaaataatgtacaagaaatgctaatttaaTTATGACATTATGAGATATTAGAATATTAGTACCTGTGCTTTGTTTAACCCAGTGTAGGAGAACATGCCAATTTGCTTAAGGATAAAAGACCAGTCCTTGCCGGTTTTATCTTTCTGAATGAGATTCTCATAGAGTCTTTGCCGTACGTTCTTTATTCGTCCAGCCATTATTTCCATCTCCTCTTTCCATTCACTGAAAAGGTTTGGGTCTCCAACAACATTGGCAACTATCCTAGCACCGTGAACGGGAGGATTGGAATACATTGGCCGGGCTAGTCTTTTGAGCTGGCTTTTCACCCTGATTATAGAAGGCAAAACGGATGAAATAGGAGGGGTACTTTAGGTGTATAGCACACAACATACCTTACTGCAGCTTCTGAAGATGAACAAACTACATTTGTAGCTCCAATCCTTTCTGCATACAAACCTAAATTTTTACTATAAGACTGAGCAACGAAAAGCTCCATGCCACGTTTGACAAATAGTCTAACGGAAAATGCATCTTCATCAAGGCTTCCACTAGCAAAACCCTACAAGTTTGTTTCACGACTCAACATAATTTGAACATTGAAAAGGAAAGGAAATTTGTAAAACAAGATTACCTGATATGCAACATCAAAGAATGGAATATGATTCTTCTCTTGAATGACATCAGCAATCTTTTCCCACTGCTCAGGAGTTGGGTCAATTCCCGTTGGATTGTGGGCACATCCATGTAGTAGGACAAAAGATCCATCTGGTGCTGCCTAAAGCAGAGAGAAATTGATTATCTCACTAAAAGGTACAAGGAAGCAAACAAGCATTAAATATTCATACTAGGAAAGAGAGAGCTAGAATTTATTAAAACATACAGAAATGCCCAAAATTATTCCAATAATAAacgaaaataaaacaaaaaataacctaatatatataatttaattaactcgATGGTCCTCCCTCTGAAAGCACCAAACTATAAAAGTGGATAGTGGGGGCTTATACACCACCAGCCATGGTGATGATACAATAATATGAagcgagagagagaaagagagagagagagagagagagagagagagggtgtACCTATACAGTTAGAACtaagttaaaattataaattcaattgCCAAGAAGACTCAACGAGACTGATCAACCAAGATCACTGGTTAACATAATTCAAGGATTACAAATACCAACTATACTAAAAAACCAAAAAACTAGGTAAAGACTAAGGAGAGATTGTACCATTGGATGCCATTTGGAGTATAAAATgctaaaacaaacaaaaaagagcGTCTCTAAAAAGTATCGATCAGATGCTGAATGCAACGCTGGAAGCAAAAAAAGAATTTGACTATAAAACATGAGCAATTTTATTCAAAACtttcaaaaagttaaaaaaaaaaaaactcattcaaTCTTCTAAAATGACACCATCATTTCATCACCAAATGACTGACAGTTTACATGTGAAGCAGATCTACGTTCCAGCATCTGACAAAAAATTCATTACCTTAATGTCTGTTACCATTCCATCAAAGTCTAATCCAACTGTCCTGGGATCATAATAGCGATATTCAGACCAGGGAACACTAGCATCATTGAAAATGTTCCTGTGATTACCTGTTAGTCATATAAGAAATTGATTAAAATCATAAATTGTATTGGTCATCTCTCTATTTACATTCTAAGAAAATGTAAAATTTGTTCACCCCAAGTTGGAGAGGATATCAAAACTTTTGAATCAGGAAAATATCTTTGTATAAATGCTGCTGCAACACGAAGAGAGCCTGTCCCTGAAAGCCCTTGAACAGTTGCCACCTGAACAATCAAAGCTAATAGTTTGTTAGGAAAACACCAAGATAAATCTAAATGAACTCTATCTAATTTTGCACGAAACCTATGTCAAGACTCACACATGGAATTGATATGCCATGGTACCAGTTAGTTGcaatccaaaattttgaaaactaactacTGCTTGCAGCCAGAATTACCAATGCTAGCTTAGATTGCTGTACTAAATACCAGGTACACCAAGAAACAAGAGACTTATCATATTGCAAAGATTTATTTTCTTAACATCAATACTGGAGAATGAAAAGTTTAAATAAAGGATCAAAATGATATGAGACATACCCTTCCTTCCTTGATAACAGGATTATCTGCCCCTAGTAATAAGTCAGCAGTTGCTTTATTAAAGGCAGCTAAACCTTCAATAGGAAGATACTGCAATGCCAAGAATAAACAAAAAATTAGAAAGAAATAATTGTCAGCAATGACAACACAATAAAATTGAATTAGACAAAAAACAAAATGTACCTCCTTGTTTTCTCCTCCTTCCAGCATTAGCTTTTCTACCTATAAGGTGAAATGGCATATGCACTTTTTAGTCACGAAATTTAAGTAATGACTGAACGATCTCTAACTTATAATTGATAACACAAAGATCAGTGAGAGAACAGCACTTTATATGACGCGTTTATAATACATCAGAAAAGAAACTAATGCAAATTATTAAGCAACAATTTTTACCTTCTTAACTACATTTAGCACATAGGGTTGAAGTTCTTCTGTCCTGTAAGCTCCAACACCAAGGTTAAGTTTC
This window contains:
- the LOC122034202 gene encoding aspartate aminotransferase, chloroplastic-like isoform X2; amino-acid sequence: MASNVASVAISAPSASLASLRGNPKRIGFGKKHADLLFKGKVFTRVSMAVTVNSSHFEGVTMAPPDPILGVSEAFKADTSDLKLNLGVGAYRTEELQPYVLNVVKKVEKLMLEGGENKEYLPIEGLAAFNKATADLLLGADNPVIKEGRVATVQGLSGTGSLRVAAAFIQRYFPDSKVLISSPTWGNHRNIFNDASVPWSEYRYYDPRTVGLDFDGMVTDIKAAPDGSFVLLHGCAHNPTGIDPTPEQWEKIADVIQEKNHIPFFDVAYQGFASGSLDEDAFSVRLFVKRGMELFVAQSYSKNLGLYAERIGATNVVCSSSEAAVRVKSQLKRLARPMYSNPPVHGARIVANVVGDPNLFSEWKEEMEIMAGRIKNVRQRLYENLIQKDKTGKDWSFILKQIGMFSYTGLNKAQSDNMTNKWHVYMTKDGRISLAGLSLAKCEYLADAIIDSFHNVS
- the LOC122034202 gene encoding aspartate aminotransferase, chloroplastic-like isoform X1; the protein is MASNVASVAISAPSASLASLRGNPKQRIGFGKKHADLLFKGKVFTRVSMAVTVNSSHFEGVTMAPPDPILGVSEAFKADTSDLKLNLGVGAYRTEELQPYVLNVVKKVEKLMLEGGENKEYLPIEGLAAFNKATADLLLGADNPVIKEGRVATVQGLSGTGSLRVAAAFIQRYFPDSKVLISSPTWGNHRNIFNDASVPWSEYRYYDPRTVGLDFDGMVTDIKAAPDGSFVLLHGCAHNPTGIDPTPEQWEKIADVIQEKNHIPFFDVAYQGFASGSLDEDAFSVRLFVKRGMELFVAQSYSKNLGLYAERIGATNVVCSSSEAAVRVKSQLKRLARPMYSNPPVHGARIVANVVGDPNLFSEWKEEMEIMAGRIKNVRQRLYENLIQKDKTGKDWSFILKQIGMFSYTGLNKAQSDNMTNKWHVYMTKDGRISLAGLSLAKCEYLADAIIDSFHNVS